From the genome of Blautia pseudococcoides, one region includes:
- a CDS encoding potassium/proton antiporter, with product MTWNLLLISSVILLCILLHRVSDKIGVPMLLAFIVLGMAFGTDGIVKIPFDNYGLAENVCSTALIFIMFYGGFGTSWNEARPVAVKSVLLSTLGVVITAALTGFFCYFILKFSFLDSMLIGSVISSTDAASVFSILRSKNMGLKYGTASMLELESGSNDPCSYMLTAVVLSAMSGTAGAGSIFYMVFAQLFFGILFGCLIALGARYILRHMHFDIAGFDMAFVIAVALLSYTLPSIAGGNGYLSAYMVGIILGNTKIKNKKSLVNFFDGITGLMQMLIFFLLGLLATPSQLPKIFLPALAIALFLTLAARPLAVSAILAPFKCRMNQQVLVSFAGLRGAASIVFAIMATVDEANTGFDVYHIVFCIVLLSILFQGSFLSQAAKKLNMSDMEADVMKTFSDYSEEVDLQFIRIRITEEHTWSHKAVKDISLPPDTLFLMLLRGEETVIPSGDTIFCPGDTAVLSARGYQEQENLELTEMKITAKSPWIGIKISDFSPYPGELVIMILRGDETIVPKGDTILMENDLLVIYSVPEYRKNLPVKELPAG from the coding sequence ATGACATGGAACTTACTTTTAATTTCATCTGTGATTCTGCTCTGTATTCTGCTGCACCGGGTTTCCGATAAAATCGGCGTGCCCATGCTGCTGGCTTTTATAGTACTCGGCATGGCCTTCGGAACAGACGGAATTGTAAAAATCCCATTTGACAATTATGGGCTGGCTGAAAATGTCTGCTCCACTGCACTGATTTTTATTATGTTCTACGGCGGTTTCGGCACCAGCTGGAATGAGGCCAGGCCGGTTGCCGTCAAATCTGTGCTTCTCTCCACTCTGGGCGTTGTGATAACCGCCGCCCTCACAGGCTTTTTCTGTTATTTTATCCTGAAGTTCAGCTTTCTGGACAGTATGCTCATCGGTTCTGTCATCAGCTCCACAGACGCGGCGTCCGTTTTTTCCATACTCCGATCCAAAAATATGGGACTTAAATACGGCACTGCCTCCATGCTGGAGCTGGAAAGCGGAAGTAATGACCCCTGTTCCTATATGCTCACCGCAGTGGTCTTATCCGCCATGAGCGGTACTGCCGGCGCAGGCTCCATCTTCTATATGGTTTTTGCCCAGTTGTTCTTCGGCATTCTCTTCGGATGCCTCATAGCTTTGGGTGCCCGGTATATCCTGCGGCACATGCACTTTGATATTGCCGGATTTGACATGGCTTTTGTCATCGCTGTGGCACTCCTTTCCTACACGCTGCCTTCCATAGCGGGCGGAAACGGATATCTGAGCGCTTACATGGTGGGGATAATTCTTGGAAATACCAAGATCAAGAATAAAAAATCACTGGTAAACTTTTTTGACGGGATCACAGGACTTATGCAGATGCTTATTTTCTTTCTTCTGGGCCTTCTGGCAACACCGTCACAGCTCCCCAAAATTTTTCTGCCCGCCCTGGCCATAGCCCTGTTCCTCACACTGGCTGCAAGACCTCTGGCTGTTTCTGCCATTCTGGCACCGTTCAAATGCCGCATGAACCAGCAGGTACTTGTCTCCTTTGCAGGACTCAGAGGCGCCGCATCTATCGTTTTTGCCATTATGGCAACCGTTGATGAAGCCAATACCGGTTTTGACGTCTACCACATTGTATTCTGTATTGTACTCTTATCCATCTTGTTCCAGGGCAGTTTTTTGTCCCAGGCGGCAAAAAAGCTTAACATGAGCGATATGGAAGCAGACGTCATGAAGACCTTCAGCGACTATTCCGAGGAAGTGGACCTGCAGTTTATCCGCATCCGTATCACTGAGGAGCATACCTGGAGCCACAAGGCTGTTAAAGACATTTCACTTCCCCCTGACACCCTGTTTCTCATGCTGCTGAGGGGGGAGGAGACGGTAATACCAAGCGGTGATACCATTTTCTGCCCGGGGGATACCGCTGTATTAAGCGCCCGGGGATATCAGGAACAGGAGAATCTGGAACTGACAGAGATGAAAATAACTGCAAAAAGCCCCTGGATCGGCATTAAGATCTCCGACTTTTCCCCTTATCCGGGAGAACTGGTCATAATGATACTGCGGGGCGATGAAACCATTGTCCCCAAAGGAGACACCATCCTTATGGAGAACGACTTACTCGTAATATATTCTGTTCCCGAATACAGAAAAAATCTGCCTGTAAAAGAACTGCCGGCAGGATAA
- a CDS encoding glycoside hydrolase family 2 protein, whose translation MKCYKKDYPRPQFVRDNWMNLNGTWDFGFDDENRGEKEAWYETFKGERQIQVPFTYETVLGGIGEEEIHENVWYRRSFGVNGEMLCGRRLLLHFEGSDFLTKVWVNGSFAGSHRGGYSRFSFDVTDLVRDGENELVVKVEDSTDIRQPRGKQRWIKENFACWYVQTTGIWKTVWMEYVPEIRLDHVKITPVLTDNAVELEYEIAAATECFGDALSVEAVVSFDGMFVAKGTVFMAASHTRTVLDVSGSGENAFVWGVRTWSPEEPDLYDITLRVRYKGEVCDEVGSYFGMREIRIDGPNILLNGRPLYQRLILDQGYWKDSHLTPPSEEALIEDIDKIHALGYNGLRKHQKIEDERFLYWCDVKGMLVWSEAAAAYGFSDYAVELFTKEWIDIVRQNHNHPSIITWTPFNESWGIQRVEAERKQQHFTEAVYHLTKSMDGYRPVVVNDGWEHTVSDIITLHDYEECGDIFYDRYAGHKEEILSTEMYHSSSKSAMANGYEYKGQPVLISEYGGIAFNNDDSGWGYGNKVNSREEFIRRFDEITTAVKKVPYICGFCYTQVTDVQQEINGLMDMERNFKVEPEIIKEINERQVGYWRSYM comes from the coding sequence ATGAAATGCTACAAAAAAGACTATCCAAGACCCCAGTTTGTGCGTGACAACTGGATGAATTTAAACGGGACATGGGATTTTGGATTCGATGACGAAAACCGCGGAGAAAAAGAGGCATGGTATGAGACGTTTAAAGGAGAGAGGCAGATTCAGGTTCCCTTTACCTACGAGACCGTCCTCGGCGGTATCGGCGAGGAGGAGATCCATGAAAATGTCTGGTACAGACGCAGCTTTGGGGTAAATGGCGAAATGCTTTGCGGCAGGAGGCTTCTCCTGCATTTTGAAGGCAGTGATTTCCTGACAAAAGTGTGGGTGAACGGCAGTTTTGCGGGCAGTCACAGAGGCGGATACTCCCGCTTTTCCTTTGACGTGACAGACCTTGTGCGTGACGGGGAAAATGAGCTTGTAGTGAAGGTGGAGGATTCCACTGATATCCGCCAGCCAAGAGGAAAACAGCGCTGGATTAAAGAAAATTTTGCCTGCTGGTATGTGCAGACAACAGGAATCTGGAAAACCGTATGGATGGAATACGTGCCGGAGATCAGACTGGACCACGTAAAGATAACGCCTGTACTCACAGACAATGCGGTGGAGCTGGAGTATGAAATAGCGGCAGCCACGGAATGCTTCGGCGATGCGCTTTCGGTGGAAGCGGTGGTCAGTTTTGACGGAATGTTTGTGGCAAAAGGAACGGTTTTCATGGCTGCTTCCCACACAAGAACCGTGCTGGATGTTTCCGGTTCAGGGGAGAATGCCTTTGTCTGGGGCGTGAGAACCTGGTCACCGGAGGAGCCTGATCTGTATGACATTACCCTCCGTGTCCGGTACAAAGGAGAGGTTTGTGATGAGGTGGGTTCTTATTTCGGCATGAGGGAAATCAGGATTGACGGGCCAAACATTCTGCTGAACGGCAGACCACTGTATCAGAGACTTATTCTTGACCAGGGATACTGGAAGGATTCCCATCTGACCCCGCCAAGTGAGGAGGCGCTGATCGAAGACATTGACAAGATCCATGCGCTTGGTTACAATGGCCTGCGCAAACATCAGAAGATCGAGGATGAGCGTTTCCTGTACTGGTGTGATGTAAAAGGCATGTTGGTGTGGAGTGAGGCTGCCGCTGCCTATGGATTTTCTGACTATGCGGTAGAGCTGTTCACAAAGGAATGGATCGACATTGTGCGTCAGAATCACAACCATCCGTCTATCATCACCTGGACCCCGTTTAACGAATCCTGGGGAATCCAGAGAGTGGAAGCGGAGAGAAAACAACAGCATTTTACAGAGGCAGTTTACCATCTCACAAAGAGTATGGACGGTTACCGCCCGGTGGTGGTCAATGACGGTTGGGAGCATACAGTTTCCGATATCATCACGCTTCATGATTATGAAGAATGCGGCGATATTTTCTATGACCGGTATGCAGGACATAAGGAAGAGATTCTGAGTACAGAGATGTATCACAGCAGCAGCAAGTCCGCAATGGCCAACGGATACGAATACAAAGGCCAGCCTGTCCTGATCAGTGAATACGGCGGAATCGCCTTCAACAATGACGACAGCGGCTGGGGATACGGCAATAAAGTGAACAGCAGGGAGGAATTCATCCGGCGTTTTGATGAGATCACCACTGCTGTGAAAAAGGTACCTTATATCTGCGGCTTCTGCTACACACAGGTGACAGATGTACAGCAGGAGATCAACGGTCTTATGGATATGGAGAGAAACTTCAAGGTGGAACCGGAAATCATCAAAGAAATCAATGAAAGGCAAGTAGGATACTGGAGATCTTATATGTAA
- a CDS encoding carbohydrate ABC transporter permease codes for MNSKAKKKPGSIVLSIISVILAVVFMTPILWSLAVSFQKEGKQINSILDWFTPPYTFQNYPDLILGSDVTKWLFNSVFIAVLTTVLTVILSAMAAYALAKIKFKGSNALYFYFLLGLMVPGEATIVPLFITANGLNLIDSYAGLILPTIAGSMNLIIMVTFFKGLPNELLEAVQIDGGGELTAFFKVVLPLSKAVISTVCIFAFIGSWNNYLWPLLCSMSSSKFTLPIGIPTFAGTYTVDYVKPMTANMIAAVPVILIYILFERQIVEGITMSGVK; via the coding sequence ATGAATTCTAAGGCAAAGAAAAAACCGGGCAGTATTGTATTGTCCATCATATCCGTGATCCTGGCGGTGGTCTTTATGACGCCGATTCTGTGGTCTCTGGCAGTTTCCTTCCAGAAAGAGGGAAAGCAGATCAACAGCATACTGGATTGGTTCACACCGCCGTATACATTCCAGAACTATCCGGATCTTATTCTGGGTTCGGATGTGACAAAATGGCTGTTCAACAGTGTATTTATCGCTGTGTTGACTACAGTTCTGACCGTGATCCTTTCTGCCATGGCTGCGTATGCTCTGGCAAAGATCAAATTTAAGGGGAGCAATGCGCTGTATTTCTATTTCCTTCTGGGACTGATGGTGCCGGGGGAGGCGACCATTGTACCTCTATTTATCACGGCAAACGGCCTGAATCTCATTGATTCCTACGCAGGCCTTATATTGCCCACAATTGCGGGTTCCATGAATCTGATCATAATGGTGACCTTTTTTAAAGGGCTGCCAAACGAGCTTCTGGAGGCAGTGCAGATTGACGGGGGAGGAGAACTGACCGCGTTTTTCAAGGTGGTGCTGCCCCTGTCAAAGGCGGTTATCTCAACTGTCTGCATTTTCGCCTTTATCGGAAGCTGGAACAATTATCTCTGGCCCCTGCTTTGTTCCATGAGCAGCAGCAAGTTCACCCTTCCCATCGGTATTCCGACCTTTGCGGGAACCTATACGGTGGACTATGTAAAACCAATGACAGCAAATATGATAGCAGCGGTGCCTGTTATTCTTATTTATATCCTGTTTGAGCGTCAGATCGTGGAGGGCATCACCATGTCCGGCGTCAAGTGA
- a CDS encoding carbohydrate ABC transporter permease produces MSKKRKRKNLLAGLGFILPFFILYTVFTIWPVIQGVYVSLHKWSLMGKVKFLGLDNYIKFLGDKKFLDALWHTTYFVLITTPLLVIMALILALFANRPNKLKKGLRICYYLPSVLSVSVAAFIAKYMFTPYRGFINGFLHFIKVLPPDRELQWLNESGLAWSAITAMTIWWTVGFSMLLYLSALQDISPQIYEAASIDGATKRQQLFSIVLPLLKPTTYLVVLLQVIACFKVFGQIYMITAGGPAGSTRPLIQYIYETAFKKNNMGYAAAMSYVLFLILVVLTIVQKTIERKGAEADEF; encoded by the coding sequence GTGAGTAAAAAAAGAAAGCGCAAAAACCTGCTGGCAGGACTGGGATTCATACTGCCCTTTTTTATCCTGTATACAGTATTTACCATCTGGCCGGTGATCCAGGGTGTCTATGTCAGCCTTCATAAATGGTCTCTGATGGGAAAAGTAAAGTTCCTGGGACTTGACAACTACATAAAATTCCTGGGGGATAAAAAGTTTCTGGACGCCCTCTGGCACACCACATATTTTGTACTGATCACCACACCACTTCTGGTGATCATGGCACTGATCCTGGCCCTGTTTGCCAACCGGCCGAACAAATTAAAGAAGGGCCTGCGTATCTGTTATTATCTTCCCAGTGTACTGTCCGTGTCTGTTGCGGCATTTATAGCAAAATATATGTTCACGCCGTACCGGGGATTTATCAACGGATTTCTGCATTTTATTAAAGTCCTGCCCCCGGACAGGGAGCTGCAGTGGCTCAACGAGAGCGGTCTTGCCTGGTCAGCCATCACAGCCATGACGATCTGGTGGACGGTTGGATTTTCCATGCTTTTGTACCTGTCTGCGCTTCAGGATATATCGCCCCAGATATATGAGGCCGCATCCATAGACGGCGCAACCAAGAGACAGCAGCTTTTCTCCATCGTACTGCCGCTTTTGAAGCCCACTACCTATCTGGTGGTACTTCTGCAGGTCATTGCCTGCTTCAAAGTATTCGGACAGATCTATATGATCACAGCAGGCGGGCCTGCAGGCTCCACAAGGCCCCTGATCCAGTACATATATGAGACAGCCTTCAAGAAAAACAATATGGGATATGCGGCAGCCATGTCCTATGTACTGTTTCTGATACTTGTAGTGCTGACTATTGTGCAGAAGACGATTGAGAGAAAGGGGGCAGAGGCTGATGAATTCTAA
- a CDS encoding ABC transporter substrate-binding protein, with amino-acid sequence MDKDKLVFWSLFSGGDGEFMDKMISEYNEGGPEKQVQSIMLVWADYYTKLQTAVAAGKGPDIGVSHASSLPELVEQGVVAPLDDYLDELGVDLSTMYSETSLESVTFDGSIYAVPLDTHAEIMYFNKDILDQAGVALNDKGQLAIASEDDFYAVCDKIKAVIPEGGSVISLTNNGDDPYRVWWATYFQMGGTPLVNEDGSEVTMDKDIAVKAAEFVKSLYDKGYVAEGIDDHQQFFQSGKAGIYIGGTWGTGALEKTENLNFGAIPYPQMFDKNACWADSHTLILPTKKDRSGEDSKAAVEFMVSASEKGGLTWAGSGQIPASNAVRESQEYLDMPYRSSYMEALETAVLPSKVSTFNAMKSGMIDSLNTLWSGDTDAEEAVGMLYDELDTNLP; translated from the coding sequence GTGGATAAAGACAAGCTGGTATTCTGGTCCCTGTTCAGCGGCGGTGACGGGGAATTCATGGATAAGATGATAAGCGAATACAATGAGGGAGGCCCGGAAAAGCAGGTACAGTCCATCATGCTGGTATGGGCAGACTACTATACAAAGCTGCAGACAGCAGTGGCGGCAGGTAAAGGCCCTGACATTGGCGTTTCCCATGCATCGTCTCTTCCGGAACTGGTAGAACAGGGTGTGGTTGCGCCTCTGGACGATTATCTGGATGAACTGGGCGTTGACCTGAGCACCATGTATTCCGAGACATCCCTGGAATCCGTAACCTTTGACGGCTCCATTTACGCGGTTCCGCTGGACACCCATGCAGAGATCATGTATTTCAACAAAGACATCCTGGACCAGGCAGGCGTCGCGCTGAATGACAAGGGCCAGCTTGCTATTGCCAGTGAAGACGATTTCTACGCGGTTTGTGATAAGATCAAAGCGGTTATTCCGGAGGGAGGCTCGGTTATCTCTCTGACAAATAATGGTGATGACCCATACCGTGTATGGTGGGCGACTTACTTCCAGATGGGAGGAACCCCTCTTGTGAATGAAGACGGCAGTGAAGTCACCATGGATAAAGACATTGCGGTAAAGGCTGCGGAATTTGTAAAGAGCCTCTATGACAAGGGCTATGTGGCAGAAGGAATTGACGACCACCAGCAGTTCTTCCAGAGCGGAAAAGCCGGCATCTATATTGGCGGCACATGGGGAACCGGAGCCCTGGAGAAAACAGAAAACCTGAATTTCGGTGCCATACCTTATCCGCAGATGTTTGACAAGAATGCATGCTGGGCAGACTCCCACACACTGATTCTTCCAACCAAGAAAGACAGAAGCGGGGAGGACAGCAAAGCAGCAGTGGAATTTATGGTGAGCGCTTCCGAAAAAGGCGGTCTTACATGGGCAGGCTCAGGCCAGATCCCTGCCAGCAATGCAGTCAGGGAAAGCCAGGAATATCTGGATATGCCCTACAGAAGCAGCTACATGGAAGCTCTGGAGACAGCAGTTCTTCCCTCAAAGGTTTCTACATTTAACGCTATGAAGTCAGGTATGATTGACAGTCTGAATACTCTGTGGTCAGGTGATACTGATGCAGAAGAGGCAGTCGGTATGCTTTACGACGAACTTGATACGAATCTTCCGTAA
- a CDS encoding ArsR/SmtB family transcription factor produces MAKIRELDMENADALCDVGKALSSPVRVEILKLLYSDNMIIGEIAKALDIPQSSAAFHLKLLEKADLIRMEEQPGSRGTMKVCSRKFDFVNMCLLRRNLDVNEIVSVEMPIGSYTGCKVHPTCGLYSPEGVIGMEDTEYSFYDPEKIRAGLFWTSAGYVEYKFANAVPRNRHAKSLSLSMEICSEAPGYREDWKSDITVWINGVDCGTWTCPGDFGSRRGRLNPSVWPDGSTQYGMLMTWEVLENGGFINGSEAAKVSLEDLCLMEKPYIDVRIGNKEDARYIGGFNLFGKSFGNYEQDIVMSVEY; encoded by the coding sequence ATGGCAAAAATAAGAGAACTGGATATGGAGAATGCGGATGCGCTCTGTGATGTGGGAAAGGCGCTGTCCTCACCTGTGCGTGTGGAGATATTGAAGCTTCTCTATTCTGACAATATGATCATAGGAGAGATCGCCAAGGCGCTGGACATTCCCCAGTCCAGTGCGGCTTTTCATCTGAAACTTCTGGAGAAGGCAGATTTGATCCGCATGGAGGAACAGCCCGGCAGCAGGGGAACCATGAAGGTTTGCAGCAGAAAATTTGATTTTGTGAATATGTGCCTGCTCAGGCGGAACCTGGATGTCAATGAGATCGTCAGTGTGGAAATGCCTATCGGCAGTTACACCGGCTGCAAAGTCCACCCCACCTGCGGCCTGTATTCCCCGGAGGGCGTTATCGGCATGGAGGATACAGAATACAGTTTTTATGATCCTGAGAAAATAAGGGCAGGGCTTTTCTGGACATCTGCCGGTTATGTGGAATATAAATTTGCAAATGCGGTTCCCAGGAACCGTCATGCCAAGAGTCTGAGCCTGTCCATGGAAATCTGTTCCGAGGCGCCGGGATACAGGGAAGACTGGAAATCAGATATTACGGTGTGGATAAATGGCGTGGACTGCGGGACCTGGACATGCCCCGGTGATTTTGGAAGCAGAAGAGGGCGGCTGAACCCTTCCGTATGGCCGGACGGCTCCACCCAGTATGGAATGCTCATGACCTGGGAGGTGTTGGAAAACGGCGGCTTTATCAATGGAAGTGAGGCTGCCAAAGTAAGCCTGGAGGACCTTTGTTTAATGGAAAAACCCTATATTGATGTGCGCATAGGAAATAAGGAGGATGCCAGGTATATTGGAGGATTTAATCTATTTGGAAAATCCTTTGGCAACTATGAACAGGATATTGTAATGAGCGTTGAGTATTGA
- a CDS encoding alanine/glycine:cation symporter family protein, translated as MSNLLHTLHEFVWSPGMLFFFLATGIRFTIKSRFFQITHAGEWFRTTLGSLLKKEEVRKTKEEHSISQFQSFCTALAATLGTGNITGVATALMAGGPGAIFWMWVSAFFGMMTNYAENYLGIRYRYRDENGAWVGGAMVYMDRGLHCKWMAVIFSICCLGASFGMGNMVQGNSMAKGLEEAFHIPAFLTGVVTMLATAYVLNGGLKRVAAFTEKLVPVMAAAYLLGALMVLWVHREMIPDAFGIIFREAFRVKAAVGGAAGYGVSRALQMGVARGIFSNEAGLGSSVIAHAQSDVKDPKTQGMWGIAEIFIDTILVCTVTALVILVSGVYQPEICLQNLAAGIENIDGTTLTGMAFSTAIPYGKQFLAAATVLFAFATIVGWSCFGERTAAYLCKEKGAAAYRFCYILLTLPGCMLSPGVIWELSDTLNGMMAIPNLLALFFLGREVKYITDKRRN; from the coding sequence ATGTCTAATCTATTGCATACGCTCCATGAATTTGTCTGGAGCCCTGGAATGCTGTTTTTTTTCCTGGCCACCGGCATTCGTTTCACCATAAAATCACGGTTTTTTCAAATCACCCATGCAGGGGAATGGTTCCGCACCACACTGGGTTCCCTGCTGAAAAAAGAAGAAGTCAGAAAAACCAAGGAGGAGCATTCCATCTCCCAGTTCCAGTCCTTTTGCACTGCTCTGGCAGCCACGCTGGGCACCGGAAATATAACAGGGGTGGCAACAGCGCTGATGGCCGGCGGGCCCGGGGCTATTTTCTGGATGTGGGTATCCGCCTTTTTTGGTATGATGACCAATTACGCGGAGAATTATCTGGGCATCCGTTACCGCTACAGAGATGAGAACGGAGCCTGGGTAGGCGGTGCCATGGTGTATATGGACAGAGGGCTTCACTGTAAATGGATGGCTGTTATATTTTCCATATGCTGTCTGGGTGCATCCTTTGGCATGGGAAATATGGTGCAGGGAAATTCCATGGCAAAAGGGCTGGAGGAAGCCTTTCATATACCGGCCTTTTTGACAGGTGTAGTGACTATGCTGGCAACGGCCTATGTGCTGAACGGAGGCCTGAAGCGGGTCGCTGCCTTCACGGAGAAACTGGTTCCTGTTATGGCCGCCGCCTATCTCCTTGGGGCCCTGATGGTGCTGTGGGTACATAGGGAAATGATACCGGATGCATTCGGCATTATATTCCGGGAAGCATTCCGGGTAAAAGCGGCGGTGGGCGGAGCTGCCGGATACGGAGTCAGCAGGGCGCTGCAGATGGGGGTTGCCCGCGGCATATTTTCCAATGAGGCGGGCCTTGGCTCCTCCGTGATCGCACATGCCCAATCCGACGTCAAAGACCCGAAAACACAGGGGATGTGGGGAATTGCGGAGATTTTTATAGATACCATTCTGGTATGTACTGTCACCGCCCTTGTCATTTTAGTGAGTGGTGTCTACCAGCCGGAAATCTGTCTTCAGAATCTGGCAGCAGGAATTGAAAATATTGACGGCACCACCCTCACCGGAATGGCATTTTCCACAGCCATACCCTATGGCAAACAGTTTCTGGCAGCCGCCACGGTCCTCTTTGCCTTTGCGACCATTGTGGGATGGTCCTGCTTTGGTGAGCGTACAGCCGCTTATCTCTGTAAAGAGAAGGGGGCGGCTGCATACCGGTTCTGCTATATCCTGCTCACCCTGCCGGGGTGTATGCTTTCCCCGGGCGTCATATGGGAACTGTCCGATACCCTGAACGGTATGATGGCAATACCAAATCTTTTGGCACTGTTCTTTTTGGGACGGGAAGTGAAATATATTACGGATAAAAGAAGAAATTAA
- the fba gene encoding class II fructose-1,6-bisphosphate aldolase, whose product MLVSAAEMLKKAKAGHYAVGQFNINNLEWTKAALLTAEECKSPIILGVSEGAGKYMTGFKTVADMTKAMMEELNITVPVALHLDHGTYDGCYKCIKAGFSSIMFDGSHYPIEENVEKTKELAGVCKGLGLSLEAEVGSIGGEEDGVVGMGECADPKECKMIADLGVDMLAAGIGNIHGKYPENWAGLRFDVLDDIQKLTGDMPLVLHGGTGIPADMIKKAIDLGVSKINVNTECQLTFAAATREYIEAGKDNQGKGYDPRKLLKPGFDAICATIKEKMELFGSVGKAFE is encoded by the coding sequence ATGTTAGTATCAGCAGCAGAAATGCTTAAAAAAGCAAAAGCAGGACACTATGCAGTAGGACAGTTCAACATCAATAACCTGGAGTGGACAAAGGCAGCTCTGTTAACAGCAGAAGAGTGCAAATCCCCGATCATCCTGGGTGTATCTGAGGGCGCCGGAAAATATATGACCGGATTCAAAACCGTTGCGGACATGACAAAAGCTATGATGGAAGAGCTGAACATTACTGTTCCGGTAGCTCTGCATCTGGACCATGGTACTTATGACGGATGCTACAAATGCATCAAAGCAGGTTTCTCATCCATCATGTTTGATGGTTCTCACTACCCAATCGAAGAGAACGTTGAGAAGACAAAAGAGTTAGCAGGTGTCTGCAAAGGCCTTGGCTTATCTCTGGAAGCTGAAGTTGGTTCCATCGGCGGCGAGGAAGACGGCGTTGTAGGAATGGGCGAATGCGCAGACCCGAAGGAATGCAAGATGATCGCTGATCTGGGCGTGGACATGCTGGCAGCAGGTATCGGAAATATCCACGGAAAATACCCGGAAAACTGGGCAGGCCTCCGCTTTGACGTTCTGGATGACATCCAGAAGCTGACAGGCGACATGCCGTTAGTTCTGCACGGCGGTACAGGTATCCCGGCTGATATGATCAAAAAAGCCATCGACCTGGGCGTATCCAAAATCAACGTAAACACAGAGTGCCAGCTGACTTTCGCTGCTGCTACACGTGAGTACATCGAGGCCGGAAAAGACAATCAGGGCAAAGGCTATGACCCGCGTAAATTATTAAAACCGGGCTTTGACGCTATCTGCGCTACCATCAAAGAGAAAATGGAACTGTTCGGTTCTGTTGGAAAAGCTTTCGAGTAA
- a CDS encoding 6-phosphofructokinase — translation MEMKNMIVGQSGGPTAAINSSLYGVAAEGLRQKEFIGRVYGMVNGIEGFLEGRILDFEDALPGNTLEGLKTTPGAYLGSCRYKLPEDLSDPVYPELFAKFEELQIGYVFYIGGNDSMDTVSKLSRYAASVNSDIRFIGEPKTVDNDLVLTDHTPGFGSAARYVASTVREIVIDANVYEKKSVTIIEIMGRHAGWLTAASALARKYKGDNPLLIYLPETAFDQEAFLKKVEGCFDKTPNVIVCVSEGIHDDKGTFICEYDNNVGTDTFGHKMLAGCGKYLENLVRNRLGVKARSVELNVSQRCSASMMSAADQKEAVMAGEFGVRAALRGYTGKMVAYKRTCNLPYAITLGLEDVNEICNKEKTVPMEWIMEDGSDISDDFVIYALPLIQGTVEVPMGTDGLPAFVYRK, via the coding sequence ATGGAAATGAAAAATATGATCGTCGGCCAATCCGGCGGCCCAACCGCTGCCATCAACAGCAGCCTGTACGGCGTGGCAGCGGAGGGCCTTCGCCAAAAAGAATTTATCGGACGTGTCTACGGAATGGTAAATGGAATTGAGGGATTTCTGGAGGGAAGGATTCTGGACTTTGAAGATGCGCTGCCAGGCAATACACTGGAAGGCCTGAAAACAACTCCGGGCGCTTACCTGGGTTCCTGCCGCTATAAACTGCCGGAGGATTTATCTGATCCGGTCTATCCGGAGCTGTTTGCAAAGTTTGAGGAACTGCAGATTGGATACGTGTTCTATATCGGAGGCAATGACTCCATGGACACTGTGAGCAAGCTCTCCCGCTATGCTGCCTCTGTGAACAGTGATATCCGCTTTATCGGAGAACCCAAGACCGTGGACAATGACCTGGTCCTCACTGACCATACACCCGGGTTTGGCAGTGCGGCCAGATATGTGGCTTCCACTGTGCGTGAGATTGTCATTGATGCCAATGTATATGAGAAAAAATCAGTAACTATCATAGAAATCATGGGACGGCATGCAGGCTGGCTCACAGCCGCTTCCGCCCTGGCGAGAAAATATAAAGGGGACAACCCTCTGCTCATCTATCTGCCTGAGACAGCCTTTGACCAGGAGGCATTCCTCAAAAAAGTGGAAGGATGCTTTGATAAAACCCCCAATGTCATAGTGTGTGTTTCTGAGGGGATCCACGATGACAAGGGAACTTTTATCTGTGAATACGACAACAATGTAGGCACAGATACTTTTGGACACAAAATGCTGGCCGGATGCGGCAAATATCTGGAAAACCTGGTGAGAAACCGTCTGGGGGTAAAAGCCCGCTCCGTGGAGCTGAATGTAAGCCAGCGCTGTTCTGCCTCCATGATGTCCGCTGCGGACCAGAAAGAAGCTGTCATGGCCGGTGAATTCGGCGTCCGTGCAGCACTCAGAGGATATACAGGGAAAATGGTAGCATACAAAAGGACCTGCAACCTCCCCTACGCGATCACGCTTGGCCTGGAGGATGTAAACGAGATCTGTAACAAAGAAAAAACCGTTCCCATGGAATGGATCATGGAGGATGGCTCGGATATCAGTGATGATTTCGTCATCTATGCGCTTCCGCTTATTCAGGGAACCGTTGAAGTCCCCATGGGTACAGACGGACTGCCTGCATTTGTCTATAGAAAATAA